In a single window of the Megalobrama amblycephala isolate DHTTF-2021 linkage group LG3, ASM1881202v1, whole genome shotgun sequence genome:
- the frem1a gene encoding LOW QUALITY PROTEIN: FRAS1-related extracellular matrix protein 1a (The sequence of the model RefSeq protein was modified relative to this genomic sequence to represent the inferred CDS: deleted 1 base in 1 codon) has product MTAIDRTYLPFLLMGLLHQIQGSLVKTNLGVKVKRGQSVFLQEGDLQFHIPRDKDACKLEVVLNEPITQRVGTLSPQVFDCHFLADEVKYTHNGCPILKEDTVKLRLYRFTETETYSELFSLSVEIMEPDCNVIRFGSQNLEVPEFYGLSNILDGNVVSFHYEHRHNIECTVRVSTLETHLPVHGQLVTGEPEKPEGPRGDEPDSFVPLRRQLDNKARAHCKSDDCLKGLKLLKITKVPCNDFLMMGIRYQHIDPPSPDIDYIAIRLDLTDTRSRSIIQSEQAWIPVTIKGAMPNQPPKPAFMSMFILEVDQFILTPLSTATLDAEDEETPKQRLVFNITNPPNEGFITHLSDHTKPISSFTWMDLNDMLISYQPPNSSHTQRRNYEVEFEVHDFYFEKSQPVMVHVSIRTADTNAPRVSWNMGLSLLEGQSRPITWDQLQIVDNDNLKAVKIITVDGLQHGRLTVRGGKGFMFTVNDIKDGAVHYHHDDSDTTKDYIVFRITDGLHQTRHKFPINVLPKDDSPPFLITNMVLELSEGQTGLLRGSILQACDMDSSDDYIMFNITRPPQAGEIMKMPGPGITGYPVTRFLQKDLFHSIIYYRHSGSEVFDDSFEVVLSDFHDPPNLSEPQVIVIQIQPVPDQPPQEAPGVTRHLVVNETDVTYLTKQQLHFVDLESPDSELTYTVTTPPFYSTTYGGSDAGRLFLVDSIPKFNKDPNAPMLRLFTQNAVNYMKVAYMPPILDIGPYPQHIQFVLSVTNQQGSMTAGICFNITILPVDNLAPEVHVRQMTVDEGGESWVSEEHMRLTDQDSLEDSLHVKLMTEPQHGSIYLDGTPMSPGQTFTVRDLKNLKVRYRHDSSETEHDDIKFIATDGINIADFVLHVKVTLVNDEVPALVPGLKTILACAEGQEVVISVEYICATDPDSDDSTLMYLIARQPYHGVVQRNGIVVDRFIQADITAGLISYRHTGQEIGLQPRHDVVTFVISDGESGLLPSCCSDKATLFSAQTPGVQNSLPVYDLNITVYPVNNQPPSIAVGEVFKVDEGGSASITVTHLRVEDQDSAPEDLKLILVAPPQFGYIENVLPSPGFEKSNMGISIACFTYRDVLNGHINYVQSRHQRMEPTTDQLMLHVSDGKQQSSSVPFYIIISPTNDEIPDFLARNITVREGDMKELDPSIISAVDLDVPRDRLMFSIVQQPQHGSIMSVPHGNDVTHYKRGSEIPVEHFTMDDLRSGMTLMYMHDDSESEQDGFIVQLSDGKHQLQKHVQVKVLPVNDEEPQIIRNTGIEIEAGESRLISSAVLSAHDKDTSSSNIIYVFESIPSHGVIQMKVGTDWVSVSAGMNCSQQVLDMNLLRYLHTSHPGAPAADFFVFHLLDGKNRSPAQHFHITVKELEKGDIALFLKPVRSSRGERVVLTTDVLLAVDGADKPEELLYIVTVPPAHGHVEYIKHTGVQIQSFSQLDVAANLVCYVHDNRATSPKETLQFVVSNGISTRNGTLEILVELTDEVLPTLVHNTGLRVPQGSTITLTPDALFLSDPDSPHTALSYKVVHLPQYGQLLLKGQPLVAGSSFTQQNIQDLAVAYKHSGGASQIDRFRFTASDSTERGFLLDRKVQTEPVFFTLQIEALDSSAPQIAVLETLWKVELLKDGRYGIFISSRELKAQDTNSADGDLIYHILRSPYFGYLENYTNGEFVRHRFSQRDLNRRNILYIINSALDALTDSLEFAVSDALGNTGPSHKLEFSWASVELTRTEYLICESQGSVSLTIQRKGNVQDSSYVTVQVKEITASAGHDFIPASSLIQFDPGTVSRVWKVEIVQDRLEEADEKFEVTLVSPVGAVLKDKSKATIFIKDTNGQCRENRIKAGTSIQGQEVQPGPYPQHGSIQVETLPFSQGYIRGDGDIIVEAPSTTKKRLRVIGNGKVVQPSETIHHGSDVIYRYHGIVSMAVEEDKADSRTDRKAQVQVTSWGQQRSPAVRTKLQQTASHANSRLSQPFVTQPSSKPCTPELTGFLHYNDSLGQLFRCNGDSWRPWTPTNETVKAQKCPRGWTYHNNYCYILSTERKATWSAAVRACRESFNGNLVSVLSKGDMDWLWDFSERKPFWIGLNDRESKGRWEWVGGEPVTYTNWRQSPPKNRKKGTRKCVLVWRKTKWQIRDCKKGKGHRYVCYVKM; this is encoded by the exons ATAATAAAGCTCGAGCTCATTGTAAAAGCGATGACTGTCTAAAGGGTCTTAAACTGCTGAAGATCACCAAAGTACCATGCAATGATTTCCTCATGATGGGCATCCGCTACCAACACATTGACCCTCCATCTCCAGACATAGATTACATCGCCATTAGACTGGACCTCACAGACACTCGTAGCAGGAGCATAATTCAG TCGGAGCAGGCCTGGATCCCGGTAACCATTAAAGGTGCTATGCCCAATCAGCCGCCCAAACCTGCTTTCATGTCCATGTTCATCTTAGAGGTGGACCAGTTCATCCTGACTCCTCTTTCCACGGCAACTCTGGATGCGGAGGATGAAGAGACGCCCAAACAGAGGCTGGTGTTTAACATCACTAACCCCCCTAATGAGGGTTTCATTACTCATCTGTCTGATCACACCAAACCTATCTCCTCCTTCACCTGGATGGATCTCAACGACATGCTGATCAGCTACCAGCCTCCAAACTCCAGTCACACACAGCGTAGGAACTATGAG GTGGAGTTTGAGGTGCATGATTTCTACTTTGAGAAAAGCCAGCCTGTGATGGTACATGTGTCAATCAGGACAGCTGATACCAATGCACCAAGAGTATCATGGAACATGG GCCTCAGTCTGTTGGAAGGTCAGTCTCGTCCAATCACATGGGATCAGTTGCAGATTGTTGACAATGACAACCTGAAGGCTGTGAAGATCATCACTGTGGATGGCCTGCAGCATGGCAGACTAACTGTTAGAG GTGGAAAAGGTTTCATGTTCACCGTGAACGATATTAAGGATGGTGCGGTACACTACCATCATGATGACAGTGACACTACTAAAGATTATATAGTTTTCCGGATTACTGATGGCTTACATCAAACTAGACACAAGTTTCCCATCAACGTCCTGCCCAAAGATGACAGTCCACCCTTCCTCATTACCAATATGGTGCTGGAGCTGTCTGAAGGTCAGACTGGTCTTTTGAGAGGATCCATTTTGCAAGCTTGTGATATGGACTCCAGTGATGACTACATCATGTTCAACATCACCAGACCTCCTCAGGCAGGGGAAATCATGAAGATGCCTGGTCCTGGGATAACAG gataccCTGTTACCCGTTTTCTTCAGAAGGACCTCTTTCATTCCATCATCTACTATCGGCACTCAGGCAGTGAGGTGTTTGATGACTCTTTTGAGGTGGTGCTCTCTGATTTTCATGACCCTCCTAATCTTTCAGAGCCTCAG GTCATTGTGATTCAAATCCAGCCAGTACCTGATCAGCCTCCACAAGAGGCACCAGGTGTGACCAGGCACTTGGTTGTCAATGAGACAGATGTCACCTACTTGACCAAGCAACAGCTGCACTTTGTTGACTTGGAGTCACCAGATAGTGAGCTCACTTACACCGTCACCACCCCACCTTTCTACAGCACCACCTATGG AGGGTCTGATGCAGGAAGGTTGTTTCTGGTTGATAGCATCCCAAAATTTAACAAGGACCCAAACGCCCCAATGCTGAGACTTTTCACTCAG AATGCAGTCAACTACATGAAAGTTGCTTACATGCCCCCCATCCTGGACATTGGACCctacccccagcacatccagTTTGTCCTGTCAGTGACCAACCAGCAAGGCAGCATGACCGCTGGAATCTGCTTCAACATAACGATTCTGCCAGTGGATAACCTGGCACCAGAG gTACATGTGAGGCAGATGACGGTGGATGAGGGGGGAGAGAGCTGGGTGAGTGAAGAACACATGCGTCTAACTGACCAGGACTCGCTCGAGGACTCTCTGCATGTGAAGCTGATGACGGAACCTCAGCATGGCAGTATTTACCTGGACGGCACACCCATGAGTCCAGGCCAGACTTTTACAGTCAGGGATCTGAAAAACCTAAAAGTTAG ATATCGCCACGACAGTTCTGAGACAGAACATGATGATATTAAATTCATTGCCACAGATGGGATTAATATTGCTGACTTTGTACTACATGTCAAG GTGACGCTAGTCAACGATGAGGTGCCAGCGCTAGTGCCAGGTTTGAAAACCATTTTAGCCTGTGCAGAGGGACAGGAAGTGGTCATCTCCGTGGAGTACATCTGTGCCACAGATCCTGACAGTGATGATAGCACATTGATGTATCTGATCGCCCGACAACCATATCATGGGGTGGTTCAAAGAAATGGCATCGTGGTGGACCGCTTCATTCAAGCAGATATAACTGCTGGCTTAATTTCCTATAGACACACAG GACAAGAGATTGGGCTACAACCACGTCATGACGTTGTCACGTTTGTGATCTCTGATGGAGAATCAGGGCTACTTCCTTCCTGTTGCAGTGACAAAGCCACATTATTCAGTGCACAAACACCTGGAGTACAGAACTCCCTGCCTGTCTATGACCTTAATATCACCGTTTATCCTGTGAACAACCAACCACCATCTATTGCTGTTG GAGAAGTGTTTAAGGTGGATGAGGGAGGGTCAGCCTCCATCACAGTGACCCATCTGAGAGTTGAAGACCAAGACTCTGCTCCAGAGGATCTTAAGCTCATCCTGGTTGCTCCTCCACAGTTCGGCTACATAGAGAACGTCCTGCCCAGTCCAGGATTTGAAAAGAGCAACATGGGAATCAGTATTG CCTGTTTCACCTACAGGGATGTGTTGAATGGACACATTAACTATGTCCAGTCTAGACACCAGAGGATGGAGCCGACCACTGACCAGCTCATGCTGCATGTGTCCGACGGGAAACAGCAGTCCTCTTCAGTACCGTTCTACATCATCATCAGTCCGACCAATGATGAGATTCCAGACTTCCTGGCCAGAAACATCACG GTTCGAGAGGGAGACATGAAAGAGTTGGACCCGTCTATAATCAGTGCGGTGGATCTTGATGTTCCCAGAGACCGTTTAATGTTCAGCATAGTCCAGCAGCCTCAGCACGGCTCCATCATGAGTGTCCCACACGGCAATGATGTGACACATTACAAGCGTGGATCTGAGATCCCTGTGGAGCACTTCACCATGGATGACCTCAGGAGCg GCATGACTCTGATGTACATGCACGACGACTCTGAGAGTGAGCAGGATGGATTTATTGTTCAGCTCTCTGATGGTAAACACCAGCTCCAGAAACATGTGCAGGTCAAAGTACTGCCTGTCAATGATGAGGAGCCACAAATTATACG GAACACTGGCATTGAGATCGAGGCTGGGGAGTCCAGACTGATCTCCAGTGCTGTGCTTAGTGCTCACGACAAAGATACTTCTTCTTCTAACATCATCTATGTGTTTGAGAGCATACCAAGTCATGGTGTCATTCAAATGAAG GTTGGCACAGACTGGGTGTCCGTATCTGCAGGAATGAACTGCTCTCAGCAAGTTTTGGATATGAACCTGTTACGTTACCTTCACACCAGTCATCCTGGAGCACCCGCTGCTGATTTCTTTGTCTTCCATCTGTTGGATGGCAAGAACCGCTCTCCTGCTCAGCACTTCCACATTACAGTCAAAGAACTAGAGAAAG GAGACATAGCATTGTTCCTGAAGCCTGTGAGGTCTAGTCGTGGGGAGCGTGTGGTTCTCACCACAGACGTCTTGCTGGCAGTAGACGGCGCTGACAAGCCGGAGGAGCTGCTCTACATTGTCACTGTACCTCCAGCACACGGACATGTGGAGTACATCAAACACACTGGCGTGCAAATTCAGTCGTTTAGTCAGCTGGACGTAGCAGCAAACCTGGTTTGTTATGTACATGACAACAGAGCCACTTCACCTAAAGAGACCCTGCA GTTTGTGGTCAGCAATGGCATATCAACTCGCAACGGGACGCTGGAGATCTTAGTGGAATTGACCGATGAGGTTCTGCCCACACTAGTGCATAACACTGGTCTACGGGTTCCCCAGGGGTCCACCATAACTTTGACACCTGATGCCTTATTCCTGTCTGACCCTGACAGCCCACACACTGCCTTGAGCTACAAGGTGGTCCACCTTCCCCAGTATGGCCAGTTGCTCTTGAAAGGACAGCCACTGGTTGCTGGTAGCAGTTTTACCCAGCAGAATATTCAGGATCTGGCTGTTGCATACAAACACTCTGGAGGAGCTTCTCAGATCGATCGCTTCAGATTCACAGCCTCCGACAGCACAGAAAGAGGCTTCCTGCTGGACAGGAAAGTGCAAACTGAGCCGGTCTTCTTCACTCTGCAA ATTGAAGCTCTCGACAGCTCTGCTCCACAGATAGCAGTGCTAGAAACCCTGTGGAAAGTGGAGCTCCTCAAAGATGGTCGTTATGGGATCTTTATTTCCTCCAGAGAGCTTAAGGCTCAGGATACTAACTCTGCAGATGGTGACCTGATCTATCACATCCTCAGATCGCCTTACTTTGGATACCTGGAAAATTATACTAATG GTGAGTTTGTTAGGCATCGTTTCTCTCAGAGGGATCTGAACAGAAGGAATATTCTCTACATCATAAACTCTGCTCTGGACGCTTTAACTGACAGCCTGGAGTTTGCTGTTTCTGATGCACTGGGCAACACTGGACCCTCTCACAA ATTGGAGTTCAGCTGGGCCAGTGTAGAGCTGACCAGGACTGAGTATTTAATATGTGAGAGTCAGGGGTCAGTCTCACTCACCATCCAGAGGAAGGGGAATGTGCAGGACTCATCTTATGTGACTGTACAG gtGAAAGAAATAACAGCATCTGCTGGACATGATTTTATACCGGCTTCATCTTTGATTCAGTTTGACCCAG GGACGGTCAGTCGAGTATGGAAAGTGGAGATTGTTCAGGATCGTTTGGAGGAAGCAGATGAGAAATTTGAGGTTACCTTGGTATCTCCGGTGGGTGCAGTGCTGAAAGACAAATCAAAAGCCACCATCTTCATAAAGGACACAAATG GACAGTGCAGAGAGAACCGGATCAAAGCAGGCACTAGCATTCAAGGCCAAGAGGTTCAGCCAGGGCCGTACCCTCAACACGGCTCCATCCAGGTGGAAACATTACCTTTCTCTCAAGGCTATATCAGAGGTGATGGAGATATAATAGTTGAAGCTCCCTCCACTACAAAGAAAAGACTCAGAGTCATTGGGAATGGGAAAGTG GTTCAGCCTTCAGAAACCATTCATCATGGATCTGACGTCATTTACAGA TATCATGGTATCGTATCGATGGCAGTGGAGGAGGACAAAGCTGACTCAAGGACTGACAGAAAGGCACAGGTGCAGGTAACCAGCTGGGGGCAGCAACGCTCTCCTGCAGTCAGGACAAAACTACAGCAAACTGCCTCACATGCAAACAGCAGACTTTCGCAGCCTTTTGTGACTCAG CCTTCCTCTAAACCCTGTACTCCAGAGCTCACTGGCTTTCTCCATTACAACGACAGCTTAGGTCAGCTGTTTCGCTGTAATGGTGACTCCTGGAGGCCCTGGACACCTACTAATGAG ACTGTGAAAGCACAGAAATGTCCTCGAGGATGGACGTACCACAACAACTACTGTTACATACTGAGCACAGAGCGCAAAGCCACGTGGAGCGCTGCGGTGCGGGCCTGCAGAGAAAG CTTCAATGGAAACCTGGTCAGCGTTTTGTCAAAAGGAGACATGGACTGGCTGTGGGACTTCAGCGAAAGAAAACCCTTTTGGATTG GTCTGAATGATCGTGAAAGTAAAGGCCGCTGGGAGTGGGTGGGCGGAGAGCCCGTCACTTACACCAACTGGAGGCAAAGCCCTCCAAAAAACAGGAAGAAGGGAACAAGGAAGTGTGTCCTGGTCTGGAGGAAGACGAAATGGCAGATACGAGACTGTAAGAAAGGAAAGGGACACCGCTATGTGTGTTATGTTAAAATGTGA